A stretch of the Rosa rugosa chromosome 5, drRosRugo1.1, whole genome shotgun sequence genome encodes the following:
- the LOC133708898 gene encoding receptor-like protein kinase ANXUR1, with protein MISNTQILFSLILLSLCTIQVLSADSKSSNPYILYCGSSNGGTDSDGRKWSSDSQFISGNSTTARAQYQDPSLPSEIPYMSARIFTSPSSYKFSVSPKQRLWLRLHFYPSSYNSLDKSDSYFDVTANGFTLLNNFSASITAEALTQAYIVKEFSLIPVESGNLNITFTPSSSHKKSFAFVNGIEVIPMPDIFHPANLVGFDEQTVDVQSSTLQTMFRLNVGGQYVGPANDSAGLNRTWYDDSPYLFGAAFGVTSEAQKNVSIRYSNNVSESIAPVDVYSTARSMGPDPEVNSNYNLTWVFQVDANFTYVVRLHFCELQVTKVNQRVFDIYVNNQTAQPAADVIGWTGKIGVPLYKDYAAFVKDKAGDDELWVALHPSVSMKPEFYDAILNGLEVFKINDTSGNLAGPNPVPSQMLQDAEAAAAAANNPSPPAAGSKNKGLVIGGLTGGAAGVVVAAAVGFVVYQRKKRSHESGVGAWLPLYGTSTTLTSRKSGTNTGSTSHVSSLAAGLCRHFSLSEIKHGTKNFDESQVIGVGGFGKVYKGLIDGASTEVAIKRSNPSSEQGVNEFQTEIEMLSRLRHRHLVSLIGFCEEEGEMILVYDYMANGTLREHLYKCNKLPLSWKQRLEICIGAARGLHYLHTGARYTIIHRDVKTTNILLDENWVAKVSDFGLSKTGPNLHQTHVSTMVKGSFGYLDPEYFRRQQLTEKSDVYSFGVVLFEVLCGRPALDATLPKEQVSLADWAMHCQKRGTLHEIIDPHLKGTSINPECLKKFAETAEKCLSDHGLYRPSMGDVLWNLEFALQLLEHPDGERVVAEVRANDAYAMHNATLVIEEESTTASVPVDELTNSTVVFSQFVNQQGR; from the coding sequence ATGATCTCCAACACCCAGATCTTATTTTCTCTGATCTTGTTATCTCTATGCACCATTCAAGTTCTTAGCGCAGACTCAAAGTCTTCCAATCCTTACATACTTTATTGTGGCTCTTCAAACGGTGGCACCGATTCCGATGGCCGGAAATGGTCATCGGATTCCCAGTTTATTTCCGGGAATTCCACGACGGCGAGGGCCCAATACCAAGACCCTTCTCTTCCTTCCGAAATCCCATACATGTCTGCAAGAATCTTCACCTCTCCATCCTCATACAAATTCTCTGTTTCACCAAAGCAACGTCTTTGGCTCAGACTCCATTTCTACCCTTCTTCCTATAACAGCCTTGACAAATCCGACTCGTATTTTGATGTGACCGCAAATGGGTTTACTCTCCTCAACAATTTCAGCGCCTCCATCACAGCCGAAGCTCTCACGCAGGCCTACATTGTCAAAGAATTCTCACTCATTCCTGTCGAGTCCGGGAATCTCAACATCACGTTCACCCCCTCTTCGTCACATAAgaaatcatttgcttttgtGAACGGGATTGAGGTGATACCTATGCCGGATATATTccatccagccaatttggtcgGATTCGATGAACAAACGGTCGATGTACAAAGCTCGACTCTCCAGACCATGTTTCGGCTCAATGTGGGTGGGCAGTATGTTGGGCCAGCCAACGACTCCGCCGGGCTTAACCGGACATGGTATGATGATTCGCCTTACTTGTTTGGTGCAGCATTTGGGGTCACATCTGAGGCTCAGAAGAATGTCTCGATTAGATACTCTAATAATGTGTCAGAATCTATTGCACCTGTTGATGTTTACAGTACTGCTAGATCAATGGGACCTGACCCGGAGGTCAATTCGAATTACaatctcacatgggtttttcAGGTGGATGCTAATTTCACTTATGTTGTGAGGTTACATTTCTGTGAGCTTCAGGTCACCAAGGTCAATCAGAGAGTGTTTGATATATATGTGAACAACCAAACGGCGCAGCCGGCTGCAGATGTGATCGGATGGACAGGGAAGATTGGGGTTCCTCTTTATAAAGATTACGCAGCTTTTGTGAAAGATAAAGCTGGTGATGACGAACTGTGGGTGGCATTGCACCCATCTGTGTCAATGAAGCCTGAGTTCTATGATGCAATACTTAATGGATTGGAGGTCTTTAAGATCAATGATACTAGTGGCAACTTGGCAGGCCCCAACCCTGTGCCGTCTCAGATGCTTCAAGATGCTGAGGCGGCCGCGGCTGCGGCAAATAATCCCTCCCCACCGGCAGCGGGATCAAAGAATAAGGGTTTGGTAATTGGTGGACTCACTGGTGGGGCTGCTGGTGTTGTTGTAGCTGCCGCGGTTGGCTTTGTTGTGTACCAAAGGAAGAAGAGATCACATGAGTCCGGGGTTGGGGCTTGGTTGCCGCTCTATGGTACGTCTACCACATTGACTTCTCGAAAGAGTGGTACTAATACCGGTAGTACTAGCCATGTTTCGAGTTTGGCTGCTGGTCTATGTAGGCATTTCTCATTATCCGAGATCAAACATGGTACCAAGAACTTTGATGAGTCTCAAGTTATTGGGGTTGGAGGGTTTGGGAAGGTTTACAAAGGGTTGATTGATGGAGCGTCGACTGAAGTGGCTATAAAGAGATCCAATCCATCTTCCGAACAAGGAGTTAATGAGTTCCAAACTGAAATCGAGATGCTTTCGAGGCTTAGGCACAGGCATTTGGTCTCCTTGATTGGtttttgtgaagaagaaggCGAGATGATTTTGGTTTATGATTACATGGCTAATGGGACTCTTAGGGAGCACCTCTACAAGTGCAACAAGCTTCCATTGTCATGGAAGCAAAGGTTGGAAATTTGTATAGGAGCTGCGAGGGgactgcattatcttcatacaGGTGCAAGGTACACTATCATCCATAGAGATGTGAAAACAACAAACATTCTCTTGGATGAGAATTGGGTAGCTAAAGTCTCCGATTTCGGGCTATCCAAAACGGGGCCTAATCTTCACCAAACCCATGTTAGTACAATGGTGAAGGGTAGCTTCGGGTACTTGGACCCTGAATACTTCCGCAGGCAACAATTAACTGAAAAATCAGATGTTTACTCATTCGGGGTAGTTCTATTTGAAGTTTTGTGTGGAAGGCCAGCACTCGATGCTACATTGCCTAAGGAGCAAGTTAGTCTTGCAGATTGGGCTATGCACTGTCAAAAACGGGGAACTCTTCACGAAATCATCGATCCACATCTTAAGGGGACATCAATAAATCCCGAATGTCTTAAAAAATTCGCAGAGACAGCTGAGAAGTGTTTATCCGATCATGGACTATATCGTCCTTCAATGGGTGATGTCCTTTGGAACCTTGAGTTTGCTCTTCAATTGCTTGAACATCCAGACGGGGAAAGAGTTGTAGCTGAAGTTAGAGCAAATGATGCTTATGCTATGCACAATGCCACTCTGGTCATTGAAGAAGAGAGCACTACTGCAAGTGTGCCTGTTGATGAGTTGACCAATAGTACTGTTGTTTTTTCACAGTTTGTGAATCAACAAGGAAGATGA
- the LOC133708525 gene encoding TPD1 protein homolog 1-like: MSSYHVFFLIYLIIMLIILFCNLGAHSGPSNKFLSSFHGASSNHSATMECSEKGNSSTHRKLLFHGSCANRDISISQSIDTTSGIPRYIVQIVNICVNSGSCAASNIHLHCGWFASARVINPTIFKRLSFDDCLVNGGKPLKTSQSISFTYFNSFMYPLSFKSAKFC, from the exons ATGAGTTCTTATCATGTGTTCTTCCTCATCTATTTGATCATCATGCTTATCATTCTGTTCTGCAATCTTGGAGCACATTCTG GTCCTTCAAACAAGTTTTTGTCTTCATTTCATGGAGCTTCTAGCAACCACTCAGCAACTATGGAATGTTCAGAAAAGGGTAACTCATCAACTCACAGAAAGCTTTTGTTTCATG GGAGCTGTGCAAATAGAGACATAAGCATCTCACAAAGCATAGACACCACGTCTGGGATTCCAAGATACATAGTACAGATTGTGAACATCTGTGTTAATTCTGGGTCATGTGCTGCTTCAAATATTCATCTCCACTGTGGTTGGTTTGCCTCAGCAAGAGTCATAAACCCAACCATCTTCAAGAGGCTCTCATTTGATGATTGCTTGGTCAATGGAGGCAAGCCTTTGAAGACCAGTCAGAGCATCAGTTTCACTTACTTTAACTCCTTTATGTACCCCCTTTCTTTCAAATCTGCCAAGTTTTGCTAA